The Colwellia sp. M166 genome segment AAATCCGTATGGTCTGCCATATGGAGCTTACCAGTCATCAACTACTCAGTAGTGAGTTTGATAATTACAAAACGAATGAAATGAAGCTAGCTGAGCGTTTGATTGAACGCACACCTGATAACTCTCTTACTATGTTTGATAAAGGATATTATTCACTTGGGATGCTTAATCGTTGGCACCAAACGGGGAGTGATCGACATTGGTTGATCCCAGCAAGACCGGACTTACAGTATGAAATTATCACATCGGTTGGTAAAAATGACCATATCATTGCATTGAAAACAACAAAGCATGCACAAAAGAATTTTCCAGATGTACCTGAAATCATTAACGCCAGATTAATCAGTAAAACAATAAAGGGTAAAAGCTATCGCATATTAACGTCAATGACAGATAGATTGCGGTTTCCTGGCAACGAAATTGTTGAGTTATACTGCCATCGATGGGAGATAGAACTCGGGTTTAGGGAAATAAAACAAACGATGCTTAATAGTGCATACCATTTGAGAAGTAAGCGTCCTGATATGGTTCGCCAGGAGCTATGGGGCGTATTACTCGCCTATAATTTAATACGAAGAATTATGACGATGGCGGCGAAAGAAACAGGTATATGGCCAAATCAGCTGAGTTTCTCGAGTAGTTCGATGGCAGTGGTTCAGTATTTTTCGTCAATATCAATAATGAGCCCCGGTAATATTCCTATGCATTGGGATCATTTACTTAAAACCCTGCTCTTATTCAAACTTCCGACGAGGCGGGAAGATAGAAAATATCCCCGCTGGGTGAAACCCAAACCATCTAAATACCCTCATAAAAAGAAAAATGCCAGTTAGCTTAACTGACTGGCATTAGCCTAATGGCTCCTTTTTTATCTACTGAGTTTTTATTCTCTGGTTTGAGTAATAAAATTCGAGCTATAAATAACCCCAGTTCGGCTTAAGCTACTTTACCCAACAATGCTATGAATCAACAGGTTATAAAGTCCATTAACCCGAACTGAGGTTAAATGAACTTTGCTTTGATTATAAGCGAGCTGACAAACTTATACTTCAGTCTCAAGTTTCAACATCACCGGAATAGATTTATAAGTTGGCGTGCCGCAATCGTCAGCAATACTTTCTAATGGCACGAGTGGGTTCGTTTCTGGATAATAGGCCGCGATGCAACCAGCAGGTATTTGATAGCTCACCACTCTAAATCCAGAAACAGAACGTTTTATATTATCATTTGATACGGTTATTATACTGACCAAGTCACCATCTTGTAGGCGTTGACTTCCCATATCTTCACTATTTGCAAAAACCACTTTCCGCTGCCCATGGATGCCTCGGTAACGATCATCAAGGCCATAGATCGAGGTATTATATTGATCATGCGAGCGTAACGTTTGTAATGTCAGTATCGGGTGTGATGATGGACTTTCTAATATCGGAGAAGATAAATGGCTGGGTAAAATTGCGCTTGAAAAGGTGGCTTTACCGGTAGGTGTTTTCCATTCACGCTGTGCCGCTGAATTTTGCAGATAAAAACCACGTTCAGTTTCAATACGTTGGTTGTAGTTTTTAAAACCAGGGATCACGGCAGAAATTTCATCACGAATCAAGCTATAATCAGTGCTAAGTTTAGTCCAATCTACGATTTCATCGCCCAATGTTGCCGTAGCAATACCCGTGATAATGGCGACTTCAGAGCGCAACTGCTCAGAGGCTGGCTCATTCTGTCCACGTGAACTGTGCACCATGCTCATAGAGTCTTCAACAGTAATTTGCTGCGGACCACTGGACTGTTGATCTATTTCAGTACGGCCAATACAAGGCAGAATCAAGGCGGATTTTCCGGTTATTACATGGCTTCGGTTCAACTTTGTACTGATTTGCACGGTCAATTCGCATTGCTGTAGAGCTTGGTAAGTGCGCGTAGTATCTGGTGTTGCTGCTGCGAAATTACCGCCAAGCCCGATGAATACTTTCGCTTTTCCTGCCAGCATTGCATGAATAGAATCTACGGTATTAAAGCCTGATTCTTTTGGTGGTTCAAAATTGTATCTTGCTTTAAGCGCTGCTAAAAATGCTATTGATGGTTGCTCATCGATACCGACAGTGCGGTTTCCTTGAACATTAGAATGGCCTCTTACTGGACAAGCACCAGCGCCGACTTTACCTATATTACCTCTTAATAACAGGACATTAATTAATTCACCTACCGTTGCAACCGAGTGTCGGTGCTGGGTGATCCCCATCGCCCAAGTAAAAATGACTTTTTGGCTATTACTATAGATGTCGACCATCTGTTCTATTTCTGCGCGAGTTATACCACTTTGCTGTGTTATTTCATCCCAAGAGCTGTCGATTACTGTTTGCTGATAATCTTCAAAGCCATGACAATGTTCGCTGATAAATGTTTGGTCTAATATGCTGCTATCATGTACCGATTTTTCAAATAGCCCTTTAGCAATACCACGCAGTATTGCCATATCACCACCCAATTTTGGCGTAAAATAGTATTGACTGATATCTGTGCTTGAAAACAAGATCATTTCTTTAGGGCTTTGTGGATCGGCAAACTTTTGTAGCCCTTGCTCTTTTAAATTATTGATAGCCACAATGCGAGCACCACGTTTTCTGGCTTTACGCAGGGTTGCTAGCATACGAGGGTGGTTGGTTCCCGGGTTTTGACCAAAAACAAAAATAGCGTCAGCATGCTCAAAGTCTTGCATTGTGACGGTTCCTTTGCCAATACCGATACTGCGCGTCATGCCCACACCAGAGGCTTCATGACACATATTTGAGCAATCAGGAAAGTTGTTAGTGCCAAATGTTCGACCAAAAAGTTGATATAAATAGGCAACTTCATTACTGGCTCTGCCGGAGGTGTAAAATAATGCTTGATCAGGTGAAGGTAATTTTTTCAGATTTTTTGCAATTAACTCAAATGCAAGCTGCCAACTTACTGGATGATAGTGATTGTCTCGACCATCATATAACATCGGCTCTGTTAATCGGCCACTGTTTTCCAGTGAATGATCATCCCATTGCTGTAATTGGCTTACGGAATGTTGCTTGAAAAAATCTCTATCCACTCGCTTGCTTGTAGCTTCCCAGGCAATAGCTTTTACGCCATTTTCACAAAAATCAATTTTACCGGCATGAATATCATCTCCCCATGCGCAACCGGGGCAGTCGAATCCGCCGGGCTGATTGGCTTTAAGTAATGCCTTGACACTTTTCATCGCACCTTCACTACGAATTAGGTGTTTAGCTGAACTTTTCAAGGCGCCCCAGCCCCCTGCTGGTGAAGAATAAGGCGGTTTATGGTTATTTGAATTAGGCATGACTTCTCTTGATTGCTTTTTAAGCAAAACGTTTAAGTTGATGATGTTGAAAGCTAAATAATACTAAGCCGCTTTGCTCAGCTGAAGTTACGGCGAGATCTGTTGGCTGAGATAAAGTGATTAACACCGGAATTTTGGCTCGCGCAGCTTTCATGACCAAATCATGGCTACAGCGACTGGTTAATAATGCAAAGCCAGCAACTCTTTCTTGCTTATTACTGTATAGGCTACCAATAAGTTTATCGAGTGCGGAATGCCGTCCAACATCTTCTCTGACGGCAATCACTTTAGCCTGTAGATCGAAGTACACGGCAGTGTGGTTACCCTTGATACCGTTATGGTTTTCTTGTATTTGTGATAAAGTATCACGTGCTTTGATAATCATATCTACAGAAGGTAAAATAGCGCTAGTTTGAGTTTTAGTAGGCAGTGCCATTACTTCATTAATCGACTCAAGACCACAAAGGCCACAGCCACTCGGGCCGGCCATAGTTCTTCGTCTTTGTTTTAAGCGGTGCTCAGTTCTAGACAGTACCTGCAGATCGAGTTGCCAACCTAAGGATTGTTTTTCAATCACAATATCTAACAC includes the following:
- a CDS encoding FdhF/YdeP family oxidoreductase; translation: MPNSNNHKPPYSSPAGGWGALKSSAKHLIRSEGAMKSVKALLKANQPGGFDCPGCAWGDDIHAGKIDFCENGVKAIAWEATSKRVDRDFFKQHSVSQLQQWDDHSLENSGRLTEPMLYDGRDNHYHPVSWQLAFELIAKNLKKLPSPDQALFYTSGRASNEVAYLYQLFGRTFGTNNFPDCSNMCHEASGVGMTRSIGIGKGTVTMQDFEHADAIFVFGQNPGTNHPRMLATLRKARKRGARIVAINNLKEQGLQKFADPQSPKEMILFSSTDISQYYFTPKLGGDMAILRGIAKGLFEKSVHDSSILDQTFISEHCHGFEDYQQTVIDSSWDEITQQSGITRAEIEQMVDIYSNSQKVIFTWAMGITQHRHSVATVGELINVLLLRGNIGKVGAGACPVRGHSNVQGNRTVGIDEQPSIAFLAALKARYNFEPPKESGFNTVDSIHAMLAGKAKVFIGLGGNFAAATPDTTRTYQALQQCELTVQISTKLNRSHVITGKSALILPCIGRTEIDQQSSGPQQITVEDSMSMVHSSRGQNEPASEQLRSEVAIITGIATATLGDEIVDWTKLSTDYSLIRDEISAVIPGFKNYNQRIETERGFYLQNSAAQREWKTPTGKATFSSAILPSHLSSPILESPSSHPILTLQTLRSHDQYNTSIYGLDDRYRGIHGQRKVVFANSEDMGSQRLQDGDLVSIITVSNDNIKRSVSGFRVVSYQIPAGCIAAYYPETNPLVPLESIADDCGTPTYKSIPVMLKLETEV
- the fdhD gene encoding formate dehydrogenase accessory sulfurtransferase FdhD; its protein translation is MTMNTASSFDLLHQAKLSEVAVAVCFNGISQSVMMVSPNDLHDFALGFALTEGLINSTAEVLDIVIEKQSLGWQLDLQVLSRTEHRLKQRRRTMAGPSGCGLCGLESINEVMALPTKTQTSAILPSVDMIIKARDTLSQIQENHNGIKGNHTAVYFDLQAKVIAVREDVGRHSALDKLIGSLYSNKQERVAGFALLTSRCSHDLVMKAARAKIPVLITLSQPTDLAVTSAEQSGLVLFSFQHHQLKRFA